From the Rhodopirellula bahusiensis genome, one window contains:
- a CDS encoding DUF971 domain-containing protein, translating into MSAPERNIQDPIAYSPSAIEREGERGIRIVWSDGESTSWTARELRDACPCATCREKRGETGGHEAVTLTDKNAESASGKKSPQPLGLPVLSAAEARPLTIESMRPVGTYAYNIGFSDGHSSGLFTFERLRRSSE; encoded by the coding sequence ATGAGTGCTCCTGAACGCAACATACAAGACCCAATCGCGTATTCTCCCTCCGCGATTGAACGGGAAGGCGAACGCGGCATCCGGATCGTCTGGAGTGACGGCGAGTCGACCTCCTGGACCGCTCGCGAATTGCGAGACGCTTGTCCTTGTGCGACTTGCCGTGAAAAACGCGGCGAGACCGGCGGGCATGAAGCGGTGACGCTCACGGACAAAAATGCCGAATCCGCGAGCGGCAAGAAATCGCCTCAGCCACTCGGGTTGCCAGTCTTGAGTGCTGCAGAAGCTCGTCCGCTCACGATTGAATCGATGCGGCCCGTGGGAACCTATGCCTACAACATCGGCTTCAGCGATGGACACTCATCCGGCCTGTTCACGTTTGAACGACTGCGACGTTCTTCCGAGTGA